TGGTGCTGCACTTCAGTACCAACACACTGATGTATTAAGTAAGCCCCAAAGGGTTCATGAAACCAAACAAGACTGCAACCAAAGAAACAGCAACGTATTGTGCCATCACGACGTCCCTCGGCAATGGGAACCTGCGAGACTCAATattgtctccaggacacagtTCAGCTGCCAGAGCCCTTAAGAAAGTAAAGACAAACTTGCACTCAAACGACCTTTTCCTCTTAACAGTATAAAGATTCAAGAGAACAGCTATAAATTGAGCAATGACATGGCTGCATGTAAAAAGTCCAAAAGAAAAAATAGGAAGAAATGTAATTTAGGAAAGTAGGGCTTGTTCACTAAGGAAGAGGTGTTAAATGGGCTGTCCAACTATTACTAACCCCCCAGATCCCATAAATGtgctaaaatataaaaagaacatATACTCCCTACTTTATCTGCTGCCACATCCAATGCTAGTGCTCCAGTCCTCACCTCTACTGCTGAGGTCaccgattggctgcagcggtcatatgTCATATACACGCTACATCACCGAGGCAGCCTGTAAACAGAGACTGGAGCTGCAGAGCCGGAAACGGCAGGGGATCAAGTGGTATGTGTTCTTTCATCCACAAGTAGGGTGGGTTTACCCATAGGTTTTTGTGGCAGTTGATCCAAGTGGATCCGGCAGAAAGGAGAAGCAGAAGTcttttataaggctacttttacatctgcgttTTTTACTGGATCAGTCATggtcagcaaaaacacttctgttaggataatacaaccggctgcatctgatatgaacggatccggttttatTATTCCTAAAATGATCAAGACGGATTTGCCTCTAAAActactgtaagtcaatgggcgctagatcccttttcttttgtgtccgagaaaacggcaAATAAGGcaccattgacctacattgtgtttcatgccggatcagtcttgatcagtattccatgacgcacacaaaaacgcTTCTAGCATCCTGGTGCACTccattccgttttgtccccattgacaatgaatggggaacaaaactgaagcgcTTTCCTCCGGCATTGAGACCCCATGACTGATTTCAATGCCGGTAAGGAAAACGCagctgtgaaagtagcccaacttTCATTCCCATCCAACCAGCTTCTTGGCACAAAACCTATATGTGAACCCACATTTAGGGGTTTTGGTTAGGTTTTAATACAAGTCAGACAACCTTTAAATGAGATAAGAACAACTCTACTCCCTTTACCCATGGGGCTATTCTCTGGAGTGTCAAGACCACATGCAACCTATGGAAAACAGTGGCGCCGTTTCTGAAAGAAGccagccatgtttttctgatcCCATAAGACTGCTTTAAAGGGTTCCAGCACTCCAAGCCACAGATACAAGAGATGACAAAGTAAGTGTATTCAATGGCCAGTGGGCATAGGAAACATACACGTTAATGGGCTCATCATTAAATCAGCGTTTAGACTAGATAGTCCGTATACGGCTGGCCAAGTCATCGAAGGCCAGTGGGTTTGCTTTCACTAAACAATGTGCAAATTACCAGTGTGGATATTCAGTCTGTTAAATATATATTCTATAATAAATACATTCCTATAATAAGAGGGATGGGTCTTCTTCATATCATAGAATATTTACTCTGACACGAGGGAGAAGTACAGTTGTAAAAATATTacaaacactgtaaaacaaagtGTTAAAATACATGTTGCCCCACATCCGACAGCCAGTGCCTTTATCAAAGGAATATAAGAAAATGGAAAACCAGCAGTTTGTTTTAGCGGTATTGGGGGGACCATGCTTTAAGTGGTACTAGAAAAACAGAGCTGGAGGTTTAACAGTCATACACTGTTCTTCATTCCTTCAAAATACTACAGATTCAGGTCGTTTCTCACTACTCCGTCATCTGGGTATATTCAATCGCTACACTCACAACTACCACCTATACACTGGGTAATTGTATATAATTGTATTATATGTAAAAGCAGTGGGcaatataaactatataaatttgggcAACTATATAGATTTTGTCTATATCGACCTATTGCGATAGATGACCGCGGAGcggtagtgaattgaagaagcttctcactcaccgctccgtggcctaACTCGGCACCGCACTGCATTGGCCAGGGCCTTGCGTGCACACATCATAAGCGCGCTGGCTGACGATGTGTGCAacgtcaggtccctcccagtgGACTCCAGCCAGCCGCgcaccctgcaggaaaggtaagtatattaaCAGGGGCCCGTATCTACCCGGGGAAAAGGGGGTAGGAGAGGCGGCGGATGGGTTGGAGGATGGCTATGGCATGCGGCTGAtggtgctggctgggggacatggatgattgcAAGTATACAtagagaagaaaataatatattgcgatatatatcagTATCGCACATAGTTCAAATTAGATTGCggtatagattttaggccatatcgcccagcccTAGTATGCAATAAAAAGGGCATAGGGTCCTAAAGAGGAAatgtcagctctcctgacatgtcagttttagtaaatccccataaaataacaattctgcgTTGTTTTGTTCCCCTGTTATTCctgcactgtccaatcagtgctgaccgTACCAGTACTTGGATAAGGGCAATGGCTACACCCAGCTGATAATTCATACTTATATTTCTAGGAGCAGTAACAGAGGAATAGCACAATGCAGAAACAATACAGAATAGTTATTTCATGGCAGGCAAGTAAAACAGAAATATTAGGCGAGCTGTTGGGTCCTCCTCATTACATAGTGGGCCTCCCTGAGACCAGCAGATCCATCTGTCAGGAACAGCCATGTCAACAAGGGAAGCCAGAATGTAAATGCTTTTAATAGTGAAAATCTGAACTGTCGGCCACTGAAATCTAGGCCAAGAGCAATTCTTAAAGAAATGTGCCATGACTGGTGCAGATACTAATGAGAGTTGGTAAAAGACACATGGATTCCCTTTGGTGTTCCCTGAATTTCTGCGTTACACTCCAAACTCCAATGCGCCGTGCACTATGCGTAACCTAGTGGACTACTTTTGACGAGGGGGTTCTGGTCTTGGCCCTGAAGAGTGGTGTTGGTCGGAAACATAAAAATGAATCGTGACAATCCCCCAACTACCTATTATGTtaattaataatatatatatatatatatatatatatatatatatatatatatatatatatatatataatgtattaggTGGGTCACTTTCTCTTAACCTGTTACTTGCTGCTCATCTGTTTATTGAAAGACCTGGAAAATATGCATACCCAACAAGTGAGCTTTATGCCAACTGTGCACCACCACGTATACATACTATAATGTGCGTCTCCACATCAAGTCCAAAAATATGTCTAGATTTGTTGTAGTACTTCAGCCACTGCTTTAAAAATGCATGAATGGTGGTTAAACCTTCCGACAATAAGTTATGTTCAACAGTCAACCAATAGTCAGTGGCCAGCCACTGACTTTGACACTTCCTAAGCAAATCCAATTATAAATCCtatacttaaaataaaaaaataataaaaccttAAAGCATCGTCCCCAATGTTTAAATATAAAATTtcattattacaaaaaaaaaaagaaaagaaaagataaaTGGCTGCACAGATAAAGAGTTGATACAAACAGCAATTAAAAAGATTACGAACTTGAGCTGTAATGAATAAGGCTCAACAAGGTGTTCAAAGAAAGGTCTTCATTAGATCAGCTAACAAGCTTTGGCAACACAGTCCTTTGCTGAATATTTCCATTGGCATCGGTCATTTGGGCCAAATTAGTTCTTAGTTTTGCAGCTGAGCCTGATGTGGGAGGTAACTTGGAAATGGATGTTATAGCACCAGAGCTTTCAGTTATTCTTTTGGAGGAGGTCTTCTCTCCGGTCGGAGGCTTTGGCAAGCGTCTACGTAGCCAATGATGTCGTAACGCTTGGCTAGGAGTCATGCGCAAAGCAGGATCCCATTCTAAACATTGCGCTAGAAAATCAAGAAACAAGGGATCGTCACAGCCTTTCAATGCAGTTACCCAGTCCCTACTCCCAGGAGGGCCTCGTAGTTTTCCTCTTCGAGAACGGCCACCGTTCAGTACCACTGATCCATCTGGCAGAGTTGTAGCAGTGCAATAACGAGGATAACCTTTGGAGCTGACAAAATTCTTGCCTCGTTTTGAAGAATCAAGCAGTTTTTGGGAAGGCATCCCCAGTAGTTCAATCATACATGCCAACTGATCTCCTTCATCTTCACCGGGTAAGAGTGGATAACCAGTCAACAATTCTGCTAGAATACAACCCAAGCTCCACATGTCAATAGGCATGCCGTAGCGACCACCAAGTATTACCTCTGGAGCTCGATAAAAACGTGACTGTATGTACGTGTACACACGCTGATGCTCATAACAGCTTGAGCCAAAATCTATCACTTTTATGCCACTTCTACCCTGTTGCTTCAGCAAAATGTTTTCAGGTTTAAGGTCACAGTGGATTATTCTGTTTTTGTGCAAAGCATCCAAGCACTGTAAAATTGAGTGCGCAAACTTGCGGACTAAAGGCAGGCTAAAGCCCTGAAATTTGTTTTTCTTAATGAGCTCATAAAGGTTCATGCTTAGCAGTTCAAACGTCATGCAGATATGGTTGCGGAATGTGAAGTTCTCCAGCATGTGGATGACATTCATATTGTTATCTTTATCCTGCTTCTTTAGGTGCTCTAGGATGCGAATTTCTTCGGCGGCTTGACGATGAAAACGTTTCTCGTTCCTTACCATTTTTAAGGCCACGTGCTGATGGAGCTTGTGATCATAAGCCTTCACAACTTGCCCAAAGCTTCCTTTGCCAATCACCTTAAGAACTTCGTAACGATAAGCAACATGGTCATGTGGCACTTGCATATATGAGCCCTGGTCATCATCATAGCCGCCATTATTTGAGCCACCAATCACACCTTGACGTTTCTTTGCATTTGGACCCACAAAATAAATTTCTGGATAGTTGAAAATTTCATGGTGCTCAAAGGCTGTCAACTTTTGCATGTATTGCTTCATGGCTTGTTCTGGGGTTAACGAAGAGGACTTTACTTTGGTTGTCCCATCTGAAGATTTCAAAGAGCTAGAACTTCCTTGCCTACGGTGTGTGCTTTCTAGGTGTCTTTCTGAAACAACAGGTAATCCAGTTTTACTAACAGATGTGAGCCCGTTGGGTTGCGTCGTCAAGACGGTCCTTTTGTTGctgttctcttcaaacagttgctGCACCTGGATCTGTCCATGGCTGCTAATGTGCAGATGTTCATTCATGGTGTGCTTATTGCCTCCAATCTGAAATATACAATTGGAGAGGTTTCAACATAGTAcagtaactattttttttttaaaggtgaaTCAATTATGATAATCATCCCTGAAACTATGTCAGCGCTGAAGTAAATCTTGCTTGAACACATTGCTTGCATTCCTCAACCAGGCAAAAGGCAAGGTGATAATATACTGTTTATACGCAGTCAACAATACGGAAACCATTGTTCCTTCAAGTTTTACACAGCATTAATCGGGGTTGTGAACAAAGCCCAAAGCCCCAACAAGGCACTCTCAAAAGTATTCTACAACTGAAtaattagggtaggttcacatctgcggcaaCCGTACCGTTCCAACTGCCTCCAACCGTTccggctgcctccatcttccgttTCAGCACTGTTTACATCCACTGGTGCATGGGCATGTTACCTGCACCTTTCCAGAcagtgactggcttcagcagtgacatgctgcttgtggccacatcactacTGAAGCTAGTCATTggcttatcctcagaataggtaatcagtatctgatcagcggggtaaGACTCCCAGTATCCTGCTGACCAattgcttaaaaaataaataaaaagaaatgcaGCACTCCGTGAGCACCGCAGCATCTTcctagatcagtgatgtcaccagtcaCATGGCcaagaacagggatcagcaacctccggcactacagctgttcagaaactacaactcctagattGCCTcattcacttttttgggagttagAAAAGcagccaagcatgtttgcatgctggaagttgtagttttacagcagctggagcgcCAAAAGTTGCTGATCCTTGGCCTAGAAGCAGCTCAGTccagttcaagtgaatggggctgagctgcaataccaagcacagccactatgcaaagAATGGCActgtgagcaccatggcctcctCACTGCATGCAACTCTTCAAACGGCTAATCGGCAGGGTTGGCGGGCGtaggaccccctccaatcagatactgatgacctatccagaggataggccatcagtattaaacactcggaCAATACCCTTAAAAACTAGCCAGAGCACTTGCCCTTCCCATCTCAAAATCTTCTCACACTTCAATGTGCCGCTACTATGCGTCAGCTTTCACTCGATAGGATTAAAAGAACTCATCAACGAGAATTTTTAATTCATTAGACGCTTGCAAGTAAATTATTGGAACGTAGCTGAGGCTAAAGACAGTAACTGGGAGGACTCTCAGGACCCTACCGGATGTGTTTCCAGGCCTTTGTGTTCGGCTACATAAAGTCAATGCAGACTCTGCAATACATCCGGTCAGGATCCGAGCAGGACAGATGCAGCCAGTCGGCAAAGCGGGCAAAATAGATGGGTAAGTACAGAGGAAACAAGAATGAGAAAGGTTGCCCTCCACAGTTCCGTGTTTGGGAGACAAACCAGAGGGTCTGCAGCTATTTATCCCTCTACCTATTGAAAGAAACCTGCACACTCAAcatggctgagcatgcatgtttattGAGGAGCTGGGCAGGATAGCCCTTGGCTGAATGAGCATTCAGCTGATAGTCCTCTCAAGTCTATGGCCATCTTATGAGTAACATGTGAAGACATGCTTGAGGACATTGAAGGCATGTAACAAAAGCACCAGAACAAGGAAGTAAACAGTTATTTACAACCAAATCCTTTAATTATAGCAAGGAATGCGAGAAAGATAATGGGAAAGGACTCGGAAAAGTCCAGTAAATAAACATTCCACATACTGTTCACGAGGACGACCGGCAAACAGCAGCAGAAAGTGCAAGACATTTTACTCCCAAGCAGCTGCCAGCCACCTGCCCCACCAATAGCCACAGCATTCAACAGCTGCTCTACACGAAACGGAGAATTGAGCTGTTTGCAGAAAACGGGCGCCACACGATATTACCGCATGTGACCAGGCACGGATAATTAACTCAAAATTCGACAGTCCCTAATGAATAATACAGCGCGTGCATGACTATAAAAAACATTTGGTGCCATTGGCTTCTGTTAGAAAAGGTTCATACAAGGTGAACGGTAAACACCAAATAGCTGCTCTGGAATATGA
The Bufo gargarizans isolate SCDJY-AF-19 chromosome 2, ASM1485885v1, whole genome shotgun sequence genome window above contains:
- the DYRK2 gene encoding dual specificity tyrosine-phosphorylation-regulated kinase 2, with protein sequence MLTRKACAAAAVHPTGRGSEGTSQLQPSPALPRSAAGTGPPSPVSLPPLRTSNATHTIGGNKHTMNEHLHISSHGQIQVQQLFEENSNKRTVLTTQPNGLTSVSKTGLPVVSERHLESTHRRQGSSSSLKSSDGTTKVKSSSLTPEQAMKQYMQKLTAFEHHEIFNYPEIYFVGPNAKKRQGVIGGSNNGGYDDDQGSYMQVPHDHVAYRYEVLKVIGKGSFGQVVKAYDHKLHQHVALKMVRNEKRFHRQAAEEIRILEHLKKQDKDNNMNVIHMLENFTFRNHICMTFELLSMNLYELIKKNKFQGFSLPLVRKFAHSILQCLDALHKNRIIHCDLKPENILLKQQGRSGIKVIDFGSSCYEHQRVYTYIQSRFYRAPEVILGGRYGMPIDMWSLGCILAELLTGYPLLPGEDEGDQLACMIELLGMPSQKLLDSSKRGKNFVSSKGYPRYCTATTLPDGSVVLNGGRSRRGKLRGPPGSRDWVTALKGCDDPLFLDFLAQCLEWDPALRMTPSQALRHHWLRRRLPKPPTGEKTSSKRITESSGAITSISKLPPTSGSAAKLRTNLAQMTDANGNIQQRTVLPKLVS